In a single window of the Serratia quinivorans genome:
- the putP_2 gene encoding Proline permease, which yields MVIDLSLIGLYLLLVLGVGWLGWKRAKTRDDYAVAGRRLAPLMFTGTMATTVLGGAATMGSMGLGYQYGISGLWLATSLGMGLIGLSLFLVTPLLKLNLHTVTQVLAIRYRPRVRLLGAAIMMVYDLMVAVTSIIAIGSIIEVLLGIPFLYAIWIGGGVVVIYVFLGGMWSLTMTDIFQFTMMTVGILFILMPASIIHAGGWQNMQDILPEGFFSLNNIGLPNIVTYFLIYCLGMFIGQDIWQRMFTARSAGVARWGGFVAGVYCIVWGVMGAVIGMSCRVFLPDIGNPDAVFMSAVQTVLPVGLRGIVIAASLAALMSTASACMMATSTLFVYDIYAALFKKEKCSIKTDRCATLAFGFTILIIASLIGDVITALTVAYTILVGVLLVPLIGAICWQRSSTTGAISAMVSSAIIIIYFMARYGMQANSVTYYGLLANLVTFVTISLLWPDFRTPTPQN from the coding sequence GTGGTTATTGATCTCTCCCTCATTGGGCTTTACTTGTTATTGGTGTTAGGCGTGGGGTGGCTGGGCTGGAAGCGCGCAAAAACGCGAGATGATTATGCCGTGGCGGGCAGGCGTCTCGCGCCGTTGATGTTCACCGGGACTATGGCCACGACGGTGCTTGGCGGTGCGGCAACCATGGGCAGTATGGGGCTCGGCTATCAATATGGTATCTCTGGGTTATGGCTGGCAACCAGCCTGGGAATGGGGCTCATTGGTCTGAGCTTGTTTCTGGTTACCCCGTTGTTGAAACTCAATTTGCACACCGTAACTCAGGTTCTGGCGATCCGTTATCGTCCCCGTGTTCGTTTGTTGGGAGCGGCTATTATGATGGTCTATGACCTAATGGTTGCGGTTACTTCCATTATCGCCATAGGCAGCATTATCGAGGTTTTGTTGGGCATCCCCTTTCTGTATGCCATCTGGATCGGTGGCGGGGTGGTGGTTATTTATGTTTTTCTGGGGGGGATGTGGTCATTAACCATGACTGATATTTTTCAGTTTACTATGATGACGGTCGGAATACTTTTTATCTTAATGCCTGCCAGTATTATTCATGCCGGTGGTTGGCAAAATATGCAGGATATTTTACCAGAGGGTTTCTTCTCTCTGAACAATATTGGCTTACCGAATATCGTTACTTATTTTTTAATCTACTGCCTGGGAATGTTTATCGGGCAGGACATCTGGCAACGCATGTTTACCGCACGAAGTGCCGGCGTTGCTCGCTGGGGAGGCTTCGTCGCCGGGGTTTATTGTATTGTCTGGGGCGTGATGGGGGCAGTTATCGGCATGAGTTGTCGGGTGTTTTTGCCCGATATTGGCAACCCGGATGCCGTATTCATGAGCGCCGTACAGACGGTGCTTCCCGTAGGCCTTCGGGGGATTGTCATTGCTGCTTCACTCGCGGCACTCATGTCTACAGCCAGCGCCTGCATGATGGCGACCTCAACCCTGTTTGTTTATGATATTTATGCCGCTTTATTTAAGAAAGAAAAATGTTCAATTAAAACAGACCGCTGCGCAACCCTGGCCTTTGGTTTCACTATACTGATCATCGCCAGTTTGATTGGCGATGTTATTACTGCGCTGACTGTCGCTTATACCATTCTGGTTGGCGTGCTGTTGGTCCCCCTGATTGGAGCCATTTGTTGGCAAAGGTCTTCAACCACCGGGGCGATATCGGCAATGGTGTCCAGTGCTATCATCATCATCTATTTTATGGCCAGATACGGAATGCAGGCTAACAGTGTGACCTATTACGGGCTGTTGGCGAATCTGGTGACCTTCGTGACAATAAGCCTGTTATGGCCTGATTTTCGGACACCAACCCCGCAGAATTAA
- the acrR_3 gene encoding Potential acrAB operon repressor, whose product MRVSKEQVRANRIRIVETASALFRERGYDGVGVAELMSAAGLTHGGFYKHFASKADLMAEAMSCGFTQSAENTAGVNREQFVENYLSRQHRDDMGKGCVMSALGTDTARQSESIKATFAAGIERQLALLANENGEGDLTRADLIDTIAHLVGALVLSRACPDDSALADEILDICRSRILSKEAHEN is encoded by the coding sequence ATGAGGGTTTCTAAAGAGCAGGTTCGTGCAAACCGAATACGTATTGTTGAAACAGCTTCAGCGTTGTTTCGTGAGCGAGGCTATGACGGCGTGGGTGTAGCAGAGCTGATGTCTGCGGCAGGTTTAACTCACGGCGGGTTCTATAAGCACTTTGCTTCCAAGGCTGATTTGATGGCGGAGGCGATGAGCTGTGGTTTTACGCAATCCGCAGAAAATACGGCGGGTGTGAACCGGGAACAATTTGTTGAAAACTATCTCTCCCGCCAGCATCGTGATGATATGGGCAAGGGTTGTGTGATGTCGGCACTAGGTACTGATACGGCACGCCAATCTGAATCGATTAAGGCGACGTTTGCGGCTGGCATTGAACGTCAGCTGGCTCTGTTAGCCAATGAAAATGGCGAAGGTGACTTAACGCGTGCCGACCTGATCGATACCATCGCACATCTTGTCGGTGCTCTGGTGCTGTCCCGCGCCTGCCCTGATGACTCTGCGCTGGCAGATGAGATTTTGGACATTTGCCGCTCCCGAATTCTCAGTAAGGAAGCCCACGAGAATTGA
- a CDS encoding Uncharacterized oxidoreductase SAV2478: protein MTKPTVLITGASTGIGAVYAERFARRGHDLVLVARDKTKLDSLAEQLRQESGIAVDVLPADLTQADDLAAVEARLRDDTRIGILINNAGIAQSGSFIEQTSDSIEQLIALNVTALTRLANAVTPRFVLAGEGAIVNISSVVGLAPEFAMSVYGATKAFVLFLSQGMNIELSQKGVYVQAVLPAGTYTEIWQRAGIDTNALPQMMEVGELVDAALVGFDRRELVTIPPLQNAARWDNLDAARQTLLSDIKQDEAAERYKTL from the coding sequence ATGACCAAACCAACAGTTCTGATTACAGGCGCTTCCACAGGCATTGGCGCCGTATACGCTGAACGGTTCGCACGCCGGGGCCATGACCTGGTTCTGGTCGCCCGCGACAAGACAAAACTTGATAGCCTTGCCGAGCAGTTGAGACAAGAAAGCGGTATTGCCGTCGACGTTCTGCCTGCTGACCTCACGCAAGCGGATGATTTAGCGGCTGTTGAAGCTCGTTTACGTGATGACACGCGGATAGGCATTCTTATCAATAACGCGGGTATCGCGCAGTCGGGCAGCTTTATAGAGCAGACGTCTGATTCAATTGAGCAGCTTATCGCGCTTAATGTGACGGCTTTAACCCGACTGGCTAATGCTGTGACGCCACGGTTTGTGCTGGCTGGCGAGGGCGCTATCGTCAACATCAGTTCCGTCGTCGGGCTCGCCCCTGAATTTGCAATGTCGGTTTATGGCGCAACCAAAGCCTTTGTTCTGTTCCTGTCTCAGGGCATGAATATTGAGCTGTCGCAGAAGGGGGTTTATGTTCAGGCAGTGCTCCCTGCCGGGACTTATACGGAAATTTGGCAACGTGCAGGTATCGACACCAACGCTTTGCCCCAAATGATGGAAGTGGGCGAATTGGTTGATGCAGCCTTGGTTGGTTTTGATCGGCGTGAACTCGTTACCATCCCACCTTTGCAGAATGCCGCACGTTGGGACAACCTCGATGCTGCGCGTCAGACCCTGCTATCGGATATCAAACAAGATGAAGCCGCAGAGCGATATAAAACCCTTTAG
- a CDS encoding Zinc-type alcohol dehydrogenase-like protein SA1988, giving the protein MNNKTMKAFTFKRYGKSPELGFDNVDYPPLKANEVLVKVYAAGLNPIDNMIPTGIFKPVLHFKLPATLGSDLSGVVIAVGSRVTRFSPGDEIFASIFDTGTGSLAEFAVVPESAVAIKPANLDFVQAASLPMVSLTSWQALTERVRLRPGQKVFIPAGSGGIGTVAIQLAKQLGATVGTTTSTGNIEWVRSLGADEVVDYKKEEFEKVLAGYDVVLGTTRGDMIEKSTQILKPGGSIVSLVGPLDVKFARARGLNFFLTFIFRLMSRNIMRLSKKRGLTYTFLFVRPEGDQLSQIGKLVETEQIKPMIDKVFPFAQTKEALAYLAQGHAKGKVVIKMQD; this is encoded by the coding sequence ATGAATAATAAGACGATGAAAGCCTTCACGTTTAAGCGTTACGGTAAATCTCCTGAATTAGGGTTTGATAACGTAGATTATCCTCCTCTCAAGGCTAATGAAGTCTTGGTTAAAGTTTACGCTGCGGGCCTAAATCCAATCGACAATATGATCCCAACCGGAATATTTAAGCCGGTTCTGCATTTTAAGCTTCCCGCAACATTGGGTAGCGATCTGTCTGGGGTTGTTATTGCCGTGGGAAGTCGCGTGACTCGTTTTTCCCCAGGCGATGAAATCTTCGCCAGCATCTTCGATACGGGAACGGGGTCTCTTGCCGAATTTGCCGTGGTGCCTGAGAGCGCTGTGGCTATAAAACCGGCAAATCTGGATTTTGTGCAGGCGGCTTCGCTCCCTATGGTTAGCCTTACGTCCTGGCAAGCTCTGACCGAGCGTGTCAGGCTACGGCCTGGTCAGAAGGTTTTCATCCCGGCAGGTTCTGGAGGAATAGGCACCGTTGCTATCCAACTGGCGAAGCAATTGGGCGCAACCGTGGGGACGACAACCAGTACGGGCAATATCGAATGGGTGAGGAGCCTGGGGGCTGACGAAGTCGTTGACTATAAAAAAGAAGAGTTCGAAAAAGTATTGGCTGGCTATGATGTGGTACTTGGCACCACCAGGGGAGATATGATTGAAAAATCCACCCAGATCCTTAAGCCTGGAGGAAGTATTGTTTCTCTCGTCGGGCCGTTAGATGTCAAATTTGCGCGGGCTAGAGGGTTAAATTTCTTTCTGACTTTTATCTTCAGGCTTATGAGCCGCAATATTATGCGTCTTTCAAAAAAGCGGGGCTTGACCTATACGTTTCTATTCGTTCGGCCAGAAGGTGATCAACTCAGCCAGATAGGTAAACTGGTAGAAACCGAACAAATCAAACCCATGATCGACAAGGTATTCCCCTTTGCTCAAACAAAGGAGGCTCTTGCCTACCTTGCCCAGGGGCATGCAAAGGGAAAAGTGGTTATCAAGATGCAGGATTAA
- the cynR_6 gene encoding Cyn operon transcriptional activator, whose protein sequence is MPVNFDLNDLYAFRALVEYGNFRLAAESICLSQSALSRRIEKLESALGIKLFDRTTRRVTLTLYGQTFAERSDQLLMNVELVLADINKVSQDRTGLVTVATVPSAAYYFMPDVIRRFQARYPRVRVKLIDSSAGNVIEAVTSGQADFGICFARNLQPNIEFLPLIGDVYVAACRRDHPLATKKSLTWREFYQQDYVGLDKTSGNRNLLDQMLAHIIPERPSLCETRHVTTLLGMVEAGIGIAAVPAMSMPGSDHSVLTHLPLTEPVVKRTVGLIRRSGRMQSYLAAELEKLITEQYHSA, encoded by the coding sequence ATGCCCGTGAATTTTGATCTCAACGATCTCTATGCCTTCCGCGCGTTGGTTGAATACGGCAATTTTCGGCTTGCCGCGGAGTCCATCTGCCTTTCGCAGTCAGCATTGAGCCGCAGGATAGAGAAGCTGGAATCCGCGCTGGGCATTAAGCTGTTCGATAGAACCACCAGACGTGTCACGCTAACCCTTTATGGACAGACCTTCGCCGAGCGTTCAGATCAACTATTGATGAACGTTGAGTTGGTATTAGCAGATATCAATAAAGTCAGTCAGGACAGAACGGGCCTGGTCACCGTCGCCACGGTGCCTTCAGCGGCCTACTACTTCATGCCCGACGTGATTCGCCGCTTCCAGGCTCGCTATCCCCGCGTACGCGTTAAGCTTATCGATAGCAGTGCAGGCAATGTCATCGAAGCGGTTACCAGTGGCCAGGCTGACTTCGGCATCTGTTTTGCGAGAAACTTGCAACCCAATATCGAATTTCTGCCGTTGATTGGGGATGTTTATGTGGCCGCCTGCAGGCGCGATCACCCTCTGGCCACTAAAAAAAGCCTGACCTGGCGCGAGTTTTATCAGCAGGATTATGTGGGGCTGGATAAAACCTCCGGCAACCGCAATCTGCTCGATCAGATGCTGGCGCATATCATCCCTGAGCGTCCCAGCCTCTGCGAAACCCGCCATGTGACGACCCTGCTGGGCATGGTTGAGGCGGGTATCGGCATTGCCGCCGTACCCGCTATGTCTATGCCGGGATCGGATCATTCGGTGCTGACTCACCTGCCGCTGACCGAGCCGGTTGTAAAGCGTACCGTTGGCCTGATCAGGCGCAGCGGACGTATGCAATCCTATCTTGCCGCTGAGTTGGAAAAATTGATCACTGAACAGTATCACTCTGCCTAG
- a CDS encoding Accessory colonization factor AcfC, contains ABC-type periplasmic domain, which produces MQKIYRSLLATLMIFSVSTGVQAKEVTVMISGGFKAALEKLAPQFEAKSGDKIILVSGPSMGNTPQAIPARLARGENADVVIMVGDALKKLEKDNWIQPGSRVELADSPIGMVVKQGDPKPNIKNDAELRNTLLQAKSIAYSDSASGRYVSSQLFQKLGIEDQVKEKAHKVERIPVASEVAKGKYALGFQQVSELLPVPGVTFIGELPDNVQYITRFAGAVTAKAEHRQEGKALLDFLSSSQAQKTIRATGMRTVKAEQPARQSDTVQ; this is translated from the coding sequence ATGCAAAAAATCTATCGTTCATTGCTCGCCACGTTGATGATTTTCTCTGTCAGCACGGGAGTACAAGCTAAAGAAGTGACCGTCATGATTTCAGGTGGCTTTAAAGCCGCACTGGAAAAACTGGCGCCACAGTTTGAAGCAAAGAGTGGCGACAAAATCATTTTGGTGTCCGGCCCCTCGATGGGTAATACGCCCCAGGCGATCCCAGCACGCCTGGCTCGCGGCGAAAATGCCGACGTGGTGATTATGGTGGGCGATGCGCTAAAAAAGTTGGAAAAGGATAACTGGATCCAGCCGGGTTCGCGCGTGGAACTGGCCGACTCGCCGATTGGCATGGTGGTCAAACAAGGTGACCCTAAACCCAATATCAAAAATGATGCAGAGCTGCGTAATACCCTGCTGCAGGCTAAATCCATTGCCTATTCTGACAGTGCCAGCGGCAGATATGTCAGCAGCCAGCTGTTCCAAAAACTGGGTATTGAAGACCAGGTGAAGGAGAAAGCGCATAAGGTTGAACGCATTCCGGTGGCATCCGAGGTGGCAAAAGGAAAATATGCGCTAGGTTTCCAGCAGGTTAGTGAACTGCTCCCTGTCCCGGGCGTAACCTTTATTGGCGAACTGCCTGACAATGTCCAGTACATTACCCGTTTTGCCGGTGCGGTCACTGCCAAAGCCGAACATCGTCAGGAAGGCAAAGCGCTACTGGATTTCCTGTCCTCCTCGCAGGCGCAAAAAACCATTCGCGCCACCGGGATGAGAACCGTGAAGGCTGAACAACCGGCTAGGCAGAGTGATACTGTTCAGTGA
- the kgtP_2 gene encoding Alpha-ketoglutarate permease, whose product MHSSNAPMTRRARISAILRVTSGNFLEQFDFFLFGFYATYIAHTFFPASSEFASLMMTFAVFGAGFLMRPIGAIVLGAYIDKVGRRKGLIVTLSIMAAGTFLIVLIPSYQTIGIWAPLLVLGGRLLQGFSAGAELGGVSVYLAEIATPGRKGFYTSWQSGSQQVAIMVAAAMGFALNAVMEESAIREWGWRLPFLFGCLIVPFIFFLRRKLEETQEFNARRNHLAMREVFKTLLANWQVVIAGMLMVAMTTTAFYLITVYAPTFGKKVLMLSASDSLLVTLLVAISNFLWLPVGGALSDRFGRKPVLITMALLALVTAYPALGLLAEAPSFSMMLTVLLWLSFIYGLYNGAMIPALTEIMPTEVRVAGFSLAYSLATAVFGGFTPVISTALIEYTGDKASPGYWMSFAALCALLATFYLYRRSPLSLQTAA is encoded by the coding sequence ATGCATTCCTCTAACGCCCCCATGACCCGCCGGGCCAGAATCAGCGCGATACTGCGAGTTACCTCTGGCAACTTTCTGGAGCAGTTTGATTTTTTCCTGTTCGGGTTCTATGCCACCTACATCGCCCATACCTTTTTTCCGGCCAGCAGTGAATTTGCCTCGCTGATGATGACCTTCGCGGTCTTTGGCGCGGGCTTTTTGATGCGTCCTATCGGTGCAATCGTATTGGGTGCGTACATTGATAAAGTCGGCAGACGTAAAGGGCTGATTGTTACCCTGTCGATCATGGCCGCCGGGACTTTCCTGATTGTACTCATTCCGTCCTATCAGACGATCGGGATCTGGGCGCCGTTGCTGGTGCTGGGCGGCCGTTTATTGCAAGGCTTCTCAGCCGGTGCTGAACTGGGTGGCGTATCCGTTTACCTGGCTGAAATTGCCACCCCTGGCCGTAAAGGCTTTTACACCAGTTGGCAGTCTGGCAGCCAGCAAGTGGCCATTATGGTGGCAGCGGCGATGGGTTTCGCTCTGAATGCCGTCATGGAAGAAAGCGCCATTCGCGAATGGGGTTGGCGTCTGCCTTTCCTGTTCGGTTGCCTGATTGTCCCTTTCATCTTTTTCCTGCGTCGCAAACTGGAAGAGACCCAGGAGTTTAACGCCCGTCGCAACCACCTGGCGATGCGCGAGGTGTTTAAAACCCTCTTGGCAAACTGGCAGGTGGTTATTGCCGGCATGCTGATGGTCGCCATGACCACCACCGCGTTTTATTTGATCACCGTGTATGCACCGACGTTCGGTAAAAAAGTGCTGATGCTAAGCGCCTCTGACAGCCTGCTGGTGACCTTGCTGGTAGCGATATCCAACTTCCTCTGGCTGCCGGTTGGGGGCGCTCTGTCAGACCGTTTTGGTCGTAAACCGGTCCTGATTACCATGGCCCTGCTGGCACTGGTCACTGCGTATCCGGCACTTGGCCTGCTTGCTGAAGCCCCCAGTTTCTCCATGATGCTCACGGTGCTGTTATGGCTCTCCTTCATCTATGGGCTCTACAACGGTGCCATGATCCCGGCGTTAACCGAGATCATGCCGACGGAGGTCCGGGTTGCCGGTTTCTCACTGGCCTACAGCCTGGCGACCGCTGTCTTTGGCGGATTTACACCGGTCATTTCTACCGCACTGATCGAGTACACCGGCGATAAGGCATCCCCCGGCTACTGGATGAGTTTTGCTGCGCTATGTGCATTGCTGGCGACATTCTATCTGTACCGTCGCAGCCCATTATCTTTACAAACAGCCGCTTAA
- the dmlR_25 gene encoding D-malate degradation protein R has product MSHSIKQLEQRLKVRLFNRTTRSVALTEAGLTLFERLRPVFDEFNTILDEMNCFRDAPMGTLKINTSRLASRLFLLPIIAGFSRKYPDIKVEITTDDKLVDIVRQEFDAGIRLNNRVEKDMITVPIGPKIKLVVVATPEYLKHHPAPTHPCELIHHQSVIFRFQSGRPYLWEFENPSGKLEVAPVGNIMLDDMDSALEAVLCGAGLGYLYYEQVKEHLQSGKLAKVLDDWLPERPSLQLYYPNRQYMSGPLRAFIDYMKETQRSAENSHQDKQI; this is encoded by the coding sequence ATGAGTCATTCCATCAAGCAGCTGGAGCAGAGATTAAAGGTCCGCTTATTTAATCGCACCACTCGCAGCGTGGCGCTGACTGAAGCGGGGTTAACCCTTTTTGAACGGCTGCGCCCGGTGTTTGATGAATTCAATACCATACTCGACGAAATGAATTGCTTTCGCGATGCCCCAATGGGCACTCTGAAAATCAATACTTCACGCCTGGCCTCACGTCTCTTTCTGTTGCCGATAATCGCAGGATTTAGCCGCAAATATCCGGACATAAAAGTGGAGATCACCACCGATGACAAGCTGGTGGACATTGTCCGACAGGAGTTCGATGCCGGGATCCGCCTGAATAACCGGGTAGAAAAAGACATGATTACCGTCCCTATCGGGCCGAAAATCAAACTGGTGGTGGTCGCCACGCCTGAATACCTTAAGCATCATCCCGCACCGACGCATCCGTGCGAGCTGATTCATCACCAAAGCGTCATTTTTCGTTTCCAGAGCGGCCGCCCTTATCTCTGGGAATTTGAAAACCCATCAGGGAAACTTGAAGTGGCTCCAGTTGGAAATATCATGCTCGACGATATGGATTCAGCGCTTGAGGCGGTTCTGTGCGGAGCCGGGCTGGGCTATCTCTATTACGAACAGGTGAAAGAACATCTGCAAAGCGGCAAGCTCGCCAAGGTTCTGGACGATTGGCTCCCCGAACGCCCATCCCTGCAACTCTATTATCCTAATCGCCAATATATGTCCGGCCCATTACGCGCTTTTATTGACTACATGAAAGAGACGCAGAGATCGGCTGAAAATAGTCATCAGGATAAGCAAATCTGA
- the kefF_2 gene encoding Glutathione-regulated potassium-efflux system ancillary protein kefF translates to MKLNNIYFIWAHPRPDSLTAQVVGEMQREAARQGYNVSSLDLYRSHFDPILRVEDEPDWDNPQKTYSEEVHRLFNELEDKDTLVLVFPVWWYAFPAMLKGYLERVWNYGLAYGAGSGLKDKKIRWLALVGGSQSGFIKYGWEKNMTDYINGSMAYLGVEDARIDFLYNTIGVEEGITDGEATTKNCSPKRVRLSVL, encoded by the coding sequence ATGAAATTAAATAATATTTACTTTATCTGGGCCCATCCGCGTCCCGATTCTTTAACCGCGCAGGTGGTGGGTGAGATGCAAAGAGAGGCGGCGCGTCAGGGCTACAATGTTTCCAGCCTTGATCTCTACCGCAGCCATTTTGATCCGATACTCAGGGTGGAAGATGAGCCGGACTGGGATAATCCGCAGAAAACCTATTCTGAAGAAGTGCATCGGCTTTTCAATGAGCTGGAGGATAAGGACACACTGGTTCTGGTGTTCCCCGTATGGTGGTATGCCTTTCCGGCAATGCTTAAGGGTTACCTGGAACGCGTCTGGAACTATGGTCTGGCCTACGGCGCAGGGAGTGGCCTGAAGGATAAAAAGATCCGCTGGCTGGCTTTGGTGGGCGGTTCACAGTCAGGATTCATTAAGTACGGCTGGGAAAAGAACATGACCGATTACATTAATGGCAGCATGGCCTATCTGGGTGTGGAGGATGCAAGGATCGATTTTCTCTATAATACGATTGGCGTGGAGGAGGGGATCACCGACGGTGAGGCCACTACCAAAAACTGTTCGCCGAAGCGCGTGAGGTTGTCAGTTCTCTGA
- the xecA1 gene encoding 2-hydroxypropyl-CoM lyase has protein sequence MKILLPTSTAGSLPKPSWLAQPETLWSPWKLQDEELIEGKQDALRLSLEDQQRAGIDIVSDGEQTRQHFVTTFIEHLSGVDFEKRQTVRIRNRYDASVPTVVGAVARQKPVFVEDARFLRQLTKQPIKWALPGPMTMIDTLYDSHYKSREKLAWEFAKILNQEARELEAAGVDIIQFDEPAFNVFFDEVNDWGIAALERAIEGLKCETAVHICYGYGIKANTDWKKTLGSEWRQYEEAFPKLQTSNIDIISLECHNSHVPMDLLELIRGKKVMVGAIDVATNAIETPEEVANTLRKALQFVDADKLYPSTNCGMAPLSRRVATGKLNALSAGAEIIRRELAAK, from the coding sequence ATGAAAATATTATTACCTACTTCGACTGCCGGCAGCTTACCCAAGCCTTCCTGGCTGGCACAACCAGAGACACTTTGGTCACCCTGGAAATTGCAGGATGAGGAACTGATTGAGGGTAAACAAGATGCCCTGCGCTTGTCCCTGGAAGATCAGCAACGGGCAGGCATTGATATTGTCAGTGATGGCGAGCAAACGCGCCAACACTTTGTCACGACCTTTATTGAGCACCTGAGCGGCGTTGATTTTGAAAAACGGCAGACGGTCAGAATTCGTAATCGCTATGATGCCAGTGTACCCACTGTCGTCGGTGCGGTGGCCCGTCAAAAGCCAGTGTTTGTTGAAGACGCCCGTTTTTTACGTCAGCTAACCAAGCAGCCGATTAAATGGGCCCTGCCAGGCCCAATGACGATGATAGATACGCTTTATGATAGCCACTATAAAAGCCGCGAAAAACTGGCCTGGGAATTCGCTAAAATTCTCAACCAGGAAGCCCGAGAGTTAGAGGCGGCCGGTGTCGATATTATCCAGTTTGATGAGCCGGCATTTAATGTTTTCTTTGATGAAGTGAATGATTGGGGGATCGCCGCTTTAGAAAGAGCCATCGAAGGGCTTAAATGTGAAACGGCTGTGCATATCTGCTATGGATATGGCATCAAAGCCAATACCGATTGGAAAAAGACGCTGGGGTCAGAGTGGCGGCAATATGAAGAAGCTTTCCCCAAGCTGCAGACATCCAATATCGATATAATCTCACTGGAATGTCATAACTCGCATGTTCCAATGGACTTGCTTGAACTGATCCGCGGTAAAAAAGTAATGGTAGGTGCCATTGACGTGGCAACCAATGCCATAGAAACACCGGAGGAAGTCGCCAATACTTTACGTAAGGCACTGCAGTTTGTTGACGCCGACAAGCTCTATCCTTCAACCAACTGCGGCATGGCCCCGTTGTCTCGTCGGGTAGCCACAGGCAAGCTCAATGCTTTGAGTGCAGGCGCTGAGATCATCCGCAGAGAACTCGCCGCTAAATAA
- a CDS encoding Domain of uncharacterised function (DUF1852): protein MNKDFTFNIKSSSFDENYNPSENTRITTNFANLARGKNRQENLRNTLVMIDNRFNTLAHWDNPKGDRYSVELEIISVEMNIKNNDNSFPVIEILKTNIIDKKTNKRTEGIVGNNFSSYVRDYDFSVLLLEHNNNQAGFSIPDDFGNLHGNIFKYFVNSNEYRDNFKKSPVICLSVSSKDTYYQTGNQHPVLGIEYQQNDSSLTEKYFSKMGLQVRYFMPKNSVAPLAFYFSGDLLSDYTDLELISTISTMETFQKIYRPEIYNANSAAGQYYQPALNHQDHSLTKIVYDREERSQLAIEQGKFTEEHFIKPYKTIFEQWSAQCAL from the coding sequence ATGAACAAAGATTTTACATTTAATATCAAGAGCAGTAGTTTCGATGAAAACTATAACCCTTCCGAAAATACGCGCATCACGACCAATTTTGCCAATTTGGCCAGAGGCAAGAACCGTCAGGAGAACCTGCGCAATACTCTGGTGATGATTGACAATCGTTTCAATACCCTGGCGCATTGGGATAACCCCAAAGGCGATCGCTATTCTGTCGAACTTGAAATCATTTCCGTTGAGATGAATATTAAAAACAATGACAATAGCTTCCCCGTCATTGAGATATTAAAAACCAACATTATTGATAAAAAAACCAACAAACGCACTGAGGGCATTGTAGGGAATAATTTCTCTTCTTACGTGCGAGATTATGACTTCAGTGTGTTGCTGTTAGAGCACAATAATAACCAAGCCGGATTTAGCATTCCAGATGACTTTGGCAACTTGCACGGGAATATATTTAAATATTTCGTCAACTCAAATGAGTACAGAGATAACTTTAAAAAATCACCGGTAATATGCTTAAGTGTTTCAAGTAAAGACACCTATTACCAGACTGGGAATCAGCATCCTGTATTAGGCATTGAATACCAGCAAAACGATTCTTCTTTGACTGAAAAGTACTTCAGCAAGATGGGCTTGCAGGTTCGCTATTTTATGCCAAAAAATAGCGTTGCGCCTTTGGCCTTTTATTTTTCTGGTGATTTACTTAGTGATTACACCGATCTTGAACTTATCAGTACCATCAGCACGATGGAGACTTTCCAAAAGATTTACCGCCCTGAGATTTACAATGCAAACTCTGCAGCCGGACAATACTATCAGCCGGCCCTGAATCACCAGGATCATTCATTAACAAAAATTGTTTATGACCGTGAAGAGCGTAGCCAGTTGGCCATTGAGCAGGGGAAATTTACTGAAGAACACTTTATCAAACCCTATAAGACTATTTTTGAGCAATGGTCTGCTCAGTGCGCGCTTTGA